The proteins below come from a single Chitinophaga pinensis DSM 2588 genomic window:
- the idi gene encoding isopentenyl-diphosphate Delta-isomerase: MKAQVILVNERDEETGLMEKMEAHEKGLLHRAFSVFIMNDQGEMLLQQRALDKYHSGGLWTNACCSHPLPGETVEAATHRRLSEEMGFDCPLRELFQFTYRTEFDNGLIEHEYDHVWVGVYNGAINPDPGEVHAFHYLPVEEIDRQLTANPQQFTSWFRLAFSRVIDKLRE, from the coding sequence ATGAAAGCACAGGTAATATTGGTGAATGAACGCGACGAGGAGACAGGATTGATGGAAAAAATGGAAGCACACGAGAAAGGCCTGCTCCACAGAGCTTTTTCCGTGTTTATTATGAATGATCAGGGCGAAATGCTGTTACAACAGCGGGCGCTCGATAAATATCATTCCGGCGGTTTATGGACGAACGCCTGCTGTAGCCACCCCTTACCGGGTGAAACAGTGGAAGCGGCCACTCATCGCCGTCTTTCGGAAGAAATGGGATTTGACTGTCCCTTGCGTGAGCTATTCCAGTTTACTTACCGTACAGAATTTGACAATGGTCTGATTGAGCATGAGTACGACCATGTATGGGTGGGTGTCTATAACGGAGCGATCAACCCGGATCCAGGGGAGGTACATGCGTTTCATTATTTACCGGTAGAAGAAATTGACCGGCAGCTAACAGCAAACCCTCAGCAGTTCACCAGCTGGTTCAGGC